One genomic segment of Hordeum vulgare subsp. vulgare chromosome 2H, MorexV3_pseudomolecules_assembly, whole genome shotgun sequence includes these proteins:
- the LOC123428373 gene encoding pentatricopeptide repeat-containing protein At4g01990, mitochondrial-like, which produces MAPLAPSAGARLLRRLLSTAAEVAREAAHPAAKNPKRAARPVGKRAARAVAPQDAKVAAHPAAEPAPDAEGAKKAAAAGTKDSRPLYRRLSALGNAGEGSVSAVLNKWLREGRETRSVDLERYVKELRRYKRHSQALELMDWMVHTKGMNMSYTNHAIRLDLIYKVRGLEAAEKYFEGLPDPAKNHRTFGALLNCYCSSKEEEKATDLYRKMDELGISSSTLPINNLMSLYMKLGQHKKVCSLFEEMKEKNVKPDNLTCCILMTSLAALNKIDDVEQVLKEMEEKDGVLGWSAYSTLASIYQSAGLVEKAESALKKLEGLVQDRDGRQPFDFLMSLYASVGNLSEVKRVWGVVKATFPKVTNTSYFSMLQALLKLNDADYMKQVFEEWESNHEFYDAKLTNVMTRAHLKNGMAKEAELLWEKAKEKGACFDSKTCELFLDHYMVAGDMKSALNWVENVTKLPKKTAKLDQDKIPKFSKYFEEQKDVQGAERFCRCLRALGCIDGKAYESLLRTYLAAGETSRSLRQQIKDDKIEICYDIGKLLKRLGDKGR; this is translated from the exons ATGGCGCCGCTCGCCCCCTCCGCCGGCGcccgcctcctccgccgcctcctctccACGGCTGCCGAGGTAGCACGGGAGGCGGCGCACCCCGCCGCGAAGAACCCGAAGAGAGCGGCACGCCCCGTCGGGAAGCGGGCGGCGCGCGCCGTCGCCCCCCAGGACGCGAAGGTGGCGGCGCATCCCGCGGCAGAGCCGGCGCCGGACGCGGAGGGCGCgaagaaggcggcggcggcggggaccaAGGACTCGCGCCCGCTGTACCGTCGGCTGTCGGCGCTGGGGAACGCCGGGGAGGGGAGCGTGTCCGCGGTGCTCAACAAGTGGCTACGGGAGGGGCGGGAGACGCGCTCCGTCGATCTCGAGCGCTACGTCAAGGAGCTCCGCAGGTACAAGCGCCATTCCCAGGCCCTCGAG TTGATGGATTGGATGGTTCATACAAAGGGTATGAACATGTCTTACACTAACCATGCAATTCGTTTGGATCTCATCTACAAAGTGCGTGGCCTCGAGGCAGCTGAAAAATATTTTGAAGGCCTTCCTGATCCAGCCAAAAACCATCGAACCTTTGGGGCACTTCTGAACTGTTATTGCTCATCgaaagaggaagagaaagcaacAGACCTTTATCGCAAGATGGATGAGCTAGGCATCTCATCCAGTACTCTGCCCATCAACAATCTGATGTCCCTGTACATGAAGTTAGGCCAGCATAAGAAGGTTTGCAGCCTGtttgaggagatgaaggagaagaatgTTAAACCAGATAACCTGACGTGCTGCATTCTGATGACCAGCTTGGCGGCATTGAACAAAATAGATGACGTTGAACAAGTTTTAAAAGAAATGGAAGAAAAGGATGGGGTTCTAGGGTGGTCTGCATACAGCACACTGGCTTCCATCTACCAGAGTGCTGGTTTGGTTGAAAAAGCAGAGTCTGCTCTGAAGAAACTTGAGGGCCTTGTTCAAGATCGTGATGGCAGGCAGCCTTTTGATTTCCTCATGAGTCTATATGCTTCCGTAGGCAATTTGAGCGAGGTCAAGAGGGTGTGGGGCGTGGTTAAGGCCACTTTCCCAAAGGTGACAAACACGAGCTACTTCAGCATGCTGCAGGCTCTTCTTAAGCTCAATGATGCCGATTACATGAAGCAGGTCTTTGAGGAATGGGAGTCCAATCATGAGTTCTATGATGCCAAACTGACTAATGTGATGACTCGAGCCCATCTGAAGAACGGCATGGCCAAGGAAGCGGAGCTGTTGtgggagaaggccaaggaaaaGGGTGCCTGTTTCGACTCCAAAACATGCGAGTTGTTTCTCGATCACTACATGGTGGCAGGGGACATGAAATCAGCGCTGAACTGGGTCGAGAATGTGACGAAGCTCCCCAAGAAAACAGCAAAGCTAGACCAGGACAAGATCCCCAAGTTCTCCAAGTACTTCGAAGAGCAGAAGGACGTGCAGGGTGCGGAGAGGTTCTGCCGCTGCCTGAGGGCGCTCGGGTGCATCGACGGCAAAGCGTACGAGTCCCTCCTGCGGACTTATCTGGCGGCTGGCGAGACGAGCCGCTCCCTCCGGCAGCAGATCAAAGACGACAAGATCGAGATATGCTACGACATTGGGAAGCTGCTGAAGAGGTTGGGCGACAAGGGGCGGTGA
- the LOC123428372 gene encoding eukaryotic initiation factor 4A-III homolog B-like codes for MAAAAAAAGSSRRGPMDDDKLTFETSAGVEVVGSFDAMGIREDLLRGIYGYGFEKPSAIQQRAVVPIIAGRDVIAQAQSGTGKTSMVSLSVCQVVDTNIHEVQALVLSPTRELATQTERVMQAVGNYMSVSVHACVGGKSIGEDIRKLEAGVHVVSGTPGRVCDMIKRRTLRTRAIKLLVLDEADEMLTRGFKDQIYDVYRYLPPELQVVLISATLPHDILEITSKFMTDPVRILVKRDELTLEGIKQFFVAVEKEEWKFDTLCDLYDTLTITQAVIFCNTKRKVDWLTERMRTNNFTVSAMHGDMPQKERDAIMSEFRGGTTRVLITTDVWARGLDVQQVSLVINYDLPNNRELYIHRIGRSGRFGRKGVAINFVRKDDIRILRDMEQYYSTQIDEMPMNVADLI; via the exons atggcggcggcggcggcggcggcgggctccTCCAGGCGTGGGCCTATGGACGACGACAAGCTCACCTTCGAGACCTCGGCGGGGGTCGAGGTCGTGGGAAGCTTCGACGCCATGGGCATCCGGGAGGATCTGCTCCGCGGCATCTACGGCTACGGCTTCGAGAAGCCCTCCGCCATCCAGCAGCGCGCCGTCGTCCCCATCATCGCCGGCCGCGACGTCATCGCCCAGGCCCAGTCCGGCACCGGCAAGACCTCCATGGTCTCCCTCTCCGTCTGCCAGGTCGTCGACACCAACATCCACGA GGTGCAAGCATTGGTACTGTCACCAACTAGGGAACTGGCCACACAAACAGAGAGAGTGATGCAAGCTGTTGGTAACTACATGAGTGTCTCTGTGCATGCCTGTGTCGGTGGCAAAAGTATCGGCGAGGATATTAGGAAGCTTGAGGCTGGAGTGCATGTTGTCTCAGGAACCCCGGGCAGAGTATGTGATATGATCAAGAGAAGGACCTTGCGCACAAGAGCCATCAAGCTCCTAGTCCTG GATGAAGCCGATGAGATGTTGACCAGAGGTTTTAAGGATCAGATTTATGATGTCTACAGATACCTCCCCCCAGAACttcag GTTGTCCTGATCTCTGCAACTCTGCCCCATGACATCTTGGAGATAACTAGCAAGTTCATGACTGATCCAGTCAGGATCCTTGTAAAGCGTGATGAGTTGACCCTAGAG GGCATCAAACAATTCTTTGTTGCTGTTGAGAAGGAGGAATGGAAGTTTGATACGCTGTGCGATCTTTATGATACACTTACCATCACCCAGGCTGTCATTTTCTGCAATACTAAGAGAAAG GTGGATTGGCTTACTGAAAGGATGCGCACAAACAACTTTACTGTATCAGCGATGCATGGTGACATGCCTCAAAAGGAAAGGGATGCGATCATGAGTGAGTTCAGGGGTGGCACAACCCGTGTTCTGATCACAACAGATGTTTGGGCTCGAGGGCTGGATGTTCAGCAG GTCTCTCTTGTCATTAATTATGATCTCCCGAATAACCGTGAGCTTTACATCCATCGCATCGGTCGCTCTGGGCGTTTTGGACGCAAG GGTGTGGCAATCAACTTTGTGCGCAAGGACGACATCCGTATCCTGAGGGACATGGAGCAGTACTATAGCACGCAGATCGACGAAATGCCCATGAACGTCGCCGATCTGATCTGA